In one window of Lynx canadensis isolate LIC74 chromosome A3, mLynCan4.pri.v2, whole genome shotgun sequence DNA:
- the ETAA1 gene encoding ewing's tumor-associated antigen 1 isoform X1, with the protein MSRRRKHGDSPGLKGTPPKAAAAEECSSVVEPGKRRLRSARGSGLCRAGERSPRPVPQQEQPPAAASCSKSNPEERYETPKRVLKMDLLSSTFSSPNDPDGQNDIFWDQNSPMTKQLGKGRRKQIYTTDSDEISHIVNRIAPQDEKPTTNSMLGMWIGASAIPCTPSVAKGKSRAKISCTKLKTQNQEEELMKLAKQFDKNMEELDVIQEQKKRNHDFIQTISEAETLSNYKDNVQMQLLHDIVPEIDNAIMKNPMEENTKMSVINDQNSSQKPFDQNAEAAFNAIFDGSTQKCSGQFSQDLSDAFLNTSNTTFGKKSALKKEKIITNETLVTEKLPDKTPGSLSCQVDTLGMTNPCVTSYTEKPEAFNKHLDAFPTSDFEDDWENLLNNEPFVMQNVKMYELSPAPKTAQIADQKSICNFNNKCDKHKSRMNTSLGARLRDSKIVQDLPSKTHNKELIDSGKYRFSLNPNDEPNKLPSSGYIMKLEKSFNKIVQDCSVASNLTKVKEDMHTKFTSNVNTFEKSTLNTGYSNEQENKSIFNQSFKAPANINPFGSATLGNETSVCNTNQTNASKLGSFFDDWNDPSFANEIVKACHQLENTWEADDVDDDLLYQACDDIERLTQQQDIRKGSKIPESTLEINNNSKHGAKNIFTTSKQESQLVQSKHLNLSSISGHTSFTNSSQLNKPVKMDKREICGNSPSFLGATTNLTIYSKNSNCHINNLHFSWNNTDVPIQVKSPQSVLTGSSSLNVSSDYRNTETATYKKKLSNQHLSHRSTRDADQSGLNRTVRFPKYTFTKMKNSQILSQFNQNCLPGSISDTKITQGLEKNKTPVHSFCGRAIQQQCLVKRSESLKQPSKEEEEKNKKYSPEEIQRKRQEALVRRMAKAQASSAKAAPT; encoded by the exons ATGAGTCGGCGAAGGAAACATGGGGACAGCCCTGGCCTGAAGGGCACGCCGCCCAAAGCGGCGGCGGCTGAGGAATGCAGCTCGGTGGTCGAGCCAGGGAAGAGGCGGCTGAGGTCGGCCCGCGGCTCAGGGCTCTGCAGGGCCGGAGAGAGATCTCCCCGGCCCGTGCCACAACAAGAGCAGCCTCCAGCAGCCGCTTCGTGCAGTAAAAGTAACCCCGAGG aaaGGTATGAAACACCAAAGAGAGTGctgaaaatggatttattgtCATCTACCTTCAGTTCTCCTAATGATCCAGATGGACAGAATGATATCTTTTGGGATCAGAATTCTCCAATGACAAAACAGTTag gtaaaggaagaagaaaacagatttacACTACTGATAGTGATGAAATCTCACATATTGTTAATCGTATTGCTCCTCAG GAtgaaaaaccaacaacaaactCCATGCTAGGCATGTGGATTGGTGCTTCTGCTATTCCTTGTACTCCTAGTGTAGCAAAAGGCAAATCAAGAGCAAAAATCAGCTGCACAAA gtTGAAAACACAAAATCAAGAGGAAGAACTTATGAAATTGGCTAAGCAATTTGATAAAAATATGGAAGAGCTAGATGTGATTCaagagcaaaagaagagaaatcatgaTTTTATCCAGACAATTTCAGAAGCAGAGACTTTAAGTAATTATAAAGATAATGTACAGATGCAGTTATTACATGATATAGTTCCAGAAATAGATAATGCTATAATGAAGAACCCAATGgaagaaaacaccaaaatgtCTGTGATAAATGATCAAAATAGCAGTCAGAAGCCATTTGACCAAAATGCTGAAGCAGCCTTTAATGCCATTTTTGATGGCTCTACTCAGAAATGTAGTGGACAGTTCAGCCAAGATCTGTCAGATGCTTTTTTGAACACAAGTAATACTACCTTTGGAAAGAAAAGCgctttgaaaaaggagaaaatcattACTAATGAAACTCTGGTCACTGAAAAACTGCCAGATAAAACCCCAGGATCACTTTCTTGTCAAGTAGATACTCTTGGAATGACAAATCCATGTGTGACTTCTTACACTGAGAAGCCAGAAGCTTTTAATAAACACCTTGATGCATTTCCTACCAGTGATTTTGAGGATGATTGGGAAAACTTACTAAATAATGAACCTTTTGTTATGCAAAATGTCAAAATGTATGAACTTTCCCCAGCTCCTAAAACAGCCCAGATTGCTGATCAAAAGAGTATTTGTAACTTTAACAATAAGTGTGATAAACATAAGTCAAGAATGAATACAAGCCTAGGTGCCAGGTTAAGGGATTCAAAAATTGTACAAGATCTCCCTTCAAAGACACATAACAAGGAATTAATAGATTCTGGAAAATATCGTTTTTCACTAAATCCAAATGATGAACCAAACAAGTTGCCATCCAGTGGATATATAATGAAACTTGAGAAATCTTTCAATAAAATTGTTCAAGACTGTTCAGTTGCATCTAATCTGACAAAAGTAAAAGAAGATATGCATACTAAATTTACTTCTAATgtaaatacttttgaaaagtcTACTTTGAACACAGGATATTCTAATGAACAAGAAAATAAGTCCATTTTTAATCAGTCTTTTAAAGCACCTGCTAATATAAATCCTTTTGGCTCTGCAACTTTGGGCAATGAAACCAGTGTTTGTAATACAAATCAGACTAATGCATCCAAGTTAGGTTCTTTCTTTGATGACTGGAATGATCCATCATTTGCCAATGAAATTGTTAAAGCATGCCATCAATTAGAGAATACCTGGGAAGCAGATGATGTAGATGATGATTTATTATACCAAGCATGTGATGATATTGAAAGACTAACTCAGCAACAAGACATTAGAAAGGGCAGCAAGATACCAGAAAGTACACTTGAGATCAATAATAATTCCAAACATGGAGCCAAAAACATATTTACTACATCTAAACAAGAAAGTCAGTTGGTGCAATCAAAACATTTGAATCTCAGCAGCATTTCAGGGCACACATCTTTCACAAATAGCTCACAATTAAATAAACCAGTGAAGATGGATAAAAGGGAAATCTGTGGAAATTCTCCAAGTTTTTTAGGTGCtacaacaaatttgacaatataCTCCAAGAACTCAAATTGTCATATCAATAATCTGCATTTCTCCTGGAATAACACTGATGTTCCAATACAAGTGAAAAGTCCACAGTCAGTTCTTACGGGAAGTTCAAGTTTGAATGTGAGTTCAGATTATAGGAATACAGAAACTGCTACTTATAAGAAGAAATTAAGTAATCAGCATCTGTCCCATAGGAGCACAAGAGATGCAGATCAGAGTGGCCTTAACAGAACGGTTAGATTTCCTAAGTATACatttacaaagatgaaaaattctcaaattcTTTCCCAGTTTAATCAGAATTGTCTACCAGGAAGTATTTCTGATACCAAAATTACACAgggtttggagaaaaataaaactcctgtCCACTCATTTTGTGGGAGGGCTATTCAACAACAGTGTTTGGTGAAACGTTCTGAATCTTTGAAACAACCTTCAAAAG
- the ETAA1 gene encoding ewing's tumor-associated antigen 1 isoform X2, whose product MSHLITNKPEVPVYAGPQSRKLRAPAYSERYETPKRVLKMDLLSSTFSSPNDPDGQNDIFWDQNSPMTKQLGKGRRKQIYTTDSDEISHIVNRIAPQDEKPTTNSMLGMWIGASAIPCTPSVAKGKSRAKISCTKLKTQNQEEELMKLAKQFDKNMEELDVIQEQKKRNHDFIQTISEAETLSNYKDNVQMQLLHDIVPEIDNAIMKNPMEENTKMSVINDQNSSQKPFDQNAEAAFNAIFDGSTQKCSGQFSQDLSDAFLNTSNTTFGKKSALKKEKIITNETLVTEKLPDKTPGSLSCQVDTLGMTNPCVTSYTEKPEAFNKHLDAFPTSDFEDDWENLLNNEPFVMQNVKMYELSPAPKTAQIADQKSICNFNNKCDKHKSRMNTSLGARLRDSKIVQDLPSKTHNKELIDSGKYRFSLNPNDEPNKLPSSGYIMKLEKSFNKIVQDCSVASNLTKVKEDMHTKFTSNVNTFEKSTLNTGYSNEQENKSIFNQSFKAPANINPFGSATLGNETSVCNTNQTNASKLGSFFDDWNDPSFANEIVKACHQLENTWEADDVDDDLLYQACDDIERLTQQQDIRKGSKIPESTLEINNNSKHGAKNIFTTSKQESQLVQSKHLNLSSISGHTSFTNSSQLNKPVKMDKREICGNSPSFLGATTNLTIYSKNSNCHINNLHFSWNNTDVPIQVKSPQSVLTGSSSLNVSSDYRNTETATYKKKLSNQHLSHRSTRDADQSGLNRTVRFPKYTFTKMKNSQILSQFNQNCLPGSISDTKITQGLEKNKTPVHSFCGRAIQQQCLVKRSESLKQPSKEEEEKNKKYSPEEIQRKRQEALVRRMAKAQASSAKAAPT is encoded by the exons ATGTCTCACCTCATTACGAATAAGCCGGAAGTTCCTGTGTATGCTGGCCCTCAAAGTAGGAAACTAAGGGCCCCCGCATATTCTG aaaGGTATGAAACACCAAAGAGAGTGctgaaaatggatttattgtCATCTACCTTCAGTTCTCCTAATGATCCAGATGGACAGAATGATATCTTTTGGGATCAGAATTCTCCAATGACAAAACAGTTag gtaaaggaagaagaaaacagatttacACTACTGATAGTGATGAAATCTCACATATTGTTAATCGTATTGCTCCTCAG GAtgaaaaaccaacaacaaactCCATGCTAGGCATGTGGATTGGTGCTTCTGCTATTCCTTGTACTCCTAGTGTAGCAAAAGGCAAATCAAGAGCAAAAATCAGCTGCACAAA gtTGAAAACACAAAATCAAGAGGAAGAACTTATGAAATTGGCTAAGCAATTTGATAAAAATATGGAAGAGCTAGATGTGATTCaagagcaaaagaagagaaatcatgaTTTTATCCAGACAATTTCAGAAGCAGAGACTTTAAGTAATTATAAAGATAATGTACAGATGCAGTTATTACATGATATAGTTCCAGAAATAGATAATGCTATAATGAAGAACCCAATGgaagaaaacaccaaaatgtCTGTGATAAATGATCAAAATAGCAGTCAGAAGCCATTTGACCAAAATGCTGAAGCAGCCTTTAATGCCATTTTTGATGGCTCTACTCAGAAATGTAGTGGACAGTTCAGCCAAGATCTGTCAGATGCTTTTTTGAACACAAGTAATACTACCTTTGGAAAGAAAAGCgctttgaaaaaggagaaaatcattACTAATGAAACTCTGGTCACTGAAAAACTGCCAGATAAAACCCCAGGATCACTTTCTTGTCAAGTAGATACTCTTGGAATGACAAATCCATGTGTGACTTCTTACACTGAGAAGCCAGAAGCTTTTAATAAACACCTTGATGCATTTCCTACCAGTGATTTTGAGGATGATTGGGAAAACTTACTAAATAATGAACCTTTTGTTATGCAAAATGTCAAAATGTATGAACTTTCCCCAGCTCCTAAAACAGCCCAGATTGCTGATCAAAAGAGTATTTGTAACTTTAACAATAAGTGTGATAAACATAAGTCAAGAATGAATACAAGCCTAGGTGCCAGGTTAAGGGATTCAAAAATTGTACAAGATCTCCCTTCAAAGACACATAACAAGGAATTAATAGATTCTGGAAAATATCGTTTTTCACTAAATCCAAATGATGAACCAAACAAGTTGCCATCCAGTGGATATATAATGAAACTTGAGAAATCTTTCAATAAAATTGTTCAAGACTGTTCAGTTGCATCTAATCTGACAAAAGTAAAAGAAGATATGCATACTAAATTTACTTCTAATgtaaatacttttgaaaagtcTACTTTGAACACAGGATATTCTAATGAACAAGAAAATAAGTCCATTTTTAATCAGTCTTTTAAAGCACCTGCTAATATAAATCCTTTTGGCTCTGCAACTTTGGGCAATGAAACCAGTGTTTGTAATACAAATCAGACTAATGCATCCAAGTTAGGTTCTTTCTTTGATGACTGGAATGATCCATCATTTGCCAATGAAATTGTTAAAGCATGCCATCAATTAGAGAATACCTGGGAAGCAGATGATGTAGATGATGATTTATTATACCAAGCATGTGATGATATTGAAAGACTAACTCAGCAACAAGACATTAGAAAGGGCAGCAAGATACCAGAAAGTACACTTGAGATCAATAATAATTCCAAACATGGAGCCAAAAACATATTTACTACATCTAAACAAGAAAGTCAGTTGGTGCAATCAAAACATTTGAATCTCAGCAGCATTTCAGGGCACACATCTTTCACAAATAGCTCACAATTAAATAAACCAGTGAAGATGGATAAAAGGGAAATCTGTGGAAATTCTCCAAGTTTTTTAGGTGCtacaacaaatttgacaatataCTCCAAGAACTCAAATTGTCATATCAATAATCTGCATTTCTCCTGGAATAACACTGATGTTCCAATACAAGTGAAAAGTCCACAGTCAGTTCTTACGGGAAGTTCAAGTTTGAATGTGAGTTCAGATTATAGGAATACAGAAACTGCTACTTATAAGAAGAAATTAAGTAATCAGCATCTGTCCCATAGGAGCACAAGAGATGCAGATCAGAGTGGCCTTAACAGAACGGTTAGATTTCCTAAGTATACatttacaaagatgaaaaattctcaaattcTTTCCCAGTTTAATCAGAATTGTCTACCAGGAAGTATTTCTGATACCAAAATTACACAgggtttggagaaaaataaaactcctgtCCACTCATTTTGTGGGAGGGCTATTCAACAACAGTGTTTGGTGAAACGTTCTGAATCTTTGAAACAACCTTCAAAAG
- the ETAA1 gene encoding ewing's tumor-associated antigen 1 isoform X3, whose product MDLLSSTFSSPNDPDGQNDIFWDQNSPMTKQLGKGRRKQIYTTDSDEISHIVNRIAPQDEKPTTNSMLGMWIGASAIPCTPSVAKGKSRAKISCTKLKTQNQEEELMKLAKQFDKNMEELDVIQEQKKRNHDFIQTISEAETLSNYKDNVQMQLLHDIVPEIDNAIMKNPMEENTKMSVINDQNSSQKPFDQNAEAAFNAIFDGSTQKCSGQFSQDLSDAFLNTSNTTFGKKSALKKEKIITNETLVTEKLPDKTPGSLSCQVDTLGMTNPCVTSYTEKPEAFNKHLDAFPTSDFEDDWENLLNNEPFVMQNVKMYELSPAPKTAQIADQKSICNFNNKCDKHKSRMNTSLGARLRDSKIVQDLPSKTHNKELIDSGKYRFSLNPNDEPNKLPSSGYIMKLEKSFNKIVQDCSVASNLTKVKEDMHTKFTSNVNTFEKSTLNTGYSNEQENKSIFNQSFKAPANINPFGSATLGNETSVCNTNQTNASKLGSFFDDWNDPSFANEIVKACHQLENTWEADDVDDDLLYQACDDIERLTQQQDIRKGSKIPESTLEINNNSKHGAKNIFTTSKQESQLVQSKHLNLSSISGHTSFTNSSQLNKPVKMDKREICGNSPSFLGATTNLTIYSKNSNCHINNLHFSWNNTDVPIQVKSPQSVLTGSSSLNVSSDYRNTETATYKKKLSNQHLSHRSTRDADQSGLNRTVRFPKYTFTKMKNSQILSQFNQNCLPGSISDTKITQGLEKNKTPVHSFCGRAIQQQCLVKRSESLKQPSKEEEEKNKKYSPEEIQRKRQEALVRRMAKAQASSAKAAPT is encoded by the exons atggatttattgtCATCTACCTTCAGTTCTCCTAATGATCCAGATGGACAGAATGATATCTTTTGGGATCAGAATTCTCCAATGACAAAACAGTTag gtaaaggaagaagaaaacagatttacACTACTGATAGTGATGAAATCTCACATATTGTTAATCGTATTGCTCCTCAG GAtgaaaaaccaacaacaaactCCATGCTAGGCATGTGGATTGGTGCTTCTGCTATTCCTTGTACTCCTAGTGTAGCAAAAGGCAAATCAAGAGCAAAAATCAGCTGCACAAA gtTGAAAACACAAAATCAAGAGGAAGAACTTATGAAATTGGCTAAGCAATTTGATAAAAATATGGAAGAGCTAGATGTGATTCaagagcaaaagaagagaaatcatgaTTTTATCCAGACAATTTCAGAAGCAGAGACTTTAAGTAATTATAAAGATAATGTACAGATGCAGTTATTACATGATATAGTTCCAGAAATAGATAATGCTATAATGAAGAACCCAATGgaagaaaacaccaaaatgtCTGTGATAAATGATCAAAATAGCAGTCAGAAGCCATTTGACCAAAATGCTGAAGCAGCCTTTAATGCCATTTTTGATGGCTCTACTCAGAAATGTAGTGGACAGTTCAGCCAAGATCTGTCAGATGCTTTTTTGAACACAAGTAATACTACCTTTGGAAAGAAAAGCgctttgaaaaaggagaaaatcattACTAATGAAACTCTGGTCACTGAAAAACTGCCAGATAAAACCCCAGGATCACTTTCTTGTCAAGTAGATACTCTTGGAATGACAAATCCATGTGTGACTTCTTACACTGAGAAGCCAGAAGCTTTTAATAAACACCTTGATGCATTTCCTACCAGTGATTTTGAGGATGATTGGGAAAACTTACTAAATAATGAACCTTTTGTTATGCAAAATGTCAAAATGTATGAACTTTCCCCAGCTCCTAAAACAGCCCAGATTGCTGATCAAAAGAGTATTTGTAACTTTAACAATAAGTGTGATAAACATAAGTCAAGAATGAATACAAGCCTAGGTGCCAGGTTAAGGGATTCAAAAATTGTACAAGATCTCCCTTCAAAGACACATAACAAGGAATTAATAGATTCTGGAAAATATCGTTTTTCACTAAATCCAAATGATGAACCAAACAAGTTGCCATCCAGTGGATATATAATGAAACTTGAGAAATCTTTCAATAAAATTGTTCAAGACTGTTCAGTTGCATCTAATCTGACAAAAGTAAAAGAAGATATGCATACTAAATTTACTTCTAATgtaaatacttttgaaaagtcTACTTTGAACACAGGATATTCTAATGAACAAGAAAATAAGTCCATTTTTAATCAGTCTTTTAAAGCACCTGCTAATATAAATCCTTTTGGCTCTGCAACTTTGGGCAATGAAACCAGTGTTTGTAATACAAATCAGACTAATGCATCCAAGTTAGGTTCTTTCTTTGATGACTGGAATGATCCATCATTTGCCAATGAAATTGTTAAAGCATGCCATCAATTAGAGAATACCTGGGAAGCAGATGATGTAGATGATGATTTATTATACCAAGCATGTGATGATATTGAAAGACTAACTCAGCAACAAGACATTAGAAAGGGCAGCAAGATACCAGAAAGTACACTTGAGATCAATAATAATTCCAAACATGGAGCCAAAAACATATTTACTACATCTAAACAAGAAAGTCAGTTGGTGCAATCAAAACATTTGAATCTCAGCAGCATTTCAGGGCACACATCTTTCACAAATAGCTCACAATTAAATAAACCAGTGAAGATGGATAAAAGGGAAATCTGTGGAAATTCTCCAAGTTTTTTAGGTGCtacaacaaatttgacaatataCTCCAAGAACTCAAATTGTCATATCAATAATCTGCATTTCTCCTGGAATAACACTGATGTTCCAATACAAGTGAAAAGTCCACAGTCAGTTCTTACGGGAAGTTCAAGTTTGAATGTGAGTTCAGATTATAGGAATACAGAAACTGCTACTTATAAGAAGAAATTAAGTAATCAGCATCTGTCCCATAGGAGCACAAGAGATGCAGATCAGAGTGGCCTTAACAGAACGGTTAGATTTCCTAAGTATACatttacaaagatgaaaaattctcaaattcTTTCCCAGTTTAATCAGAATTGTCTACCAGGAAGTATTTCTGATACCAAAATTACACAgggtttggagaaaaataaaactcctgtCCACTCATTTTGTGGGAGGGCTATTCAACAACAGTGTTTGGTGAAACGTTCTGAATCTTTGAAACAACCTTCAAAAG